In Methanofervidicoccus sp. A16, the sequence TTAAATATCCTAAGATCTTTCCGGAACCCTTAGATAAGATAGAAAATCCTATTCTGGTATTCACTATACTAGAAAGTTTACAGAGGACATTCTCCTTCAAACTTCTTTTTAAAATTTTTGCACCTGGGATAACAGAAGTTTTTATTTTAAAACTTTTTCTTATTTTTTTTATTTTTATTATTTTTATAATTATTCTTATTATTTTTTAAACTATTCTTTTGATGGGAACGAGAGTATTATTAATAATTTTTATTATTTTTATTTTATTCAGATTTTTATAGTTGCTGTTTTAGTGTAGGGATAGTTTGTCATACTTTATTTATCGCTATTTTTAAAGAATTTTTAATAGAAGCTAAGGTTCGATGGACATACATTAATATAAATAGTTTTATTATATTATTTAATACCCCAATTATTTATAATATATCCTAAAATCTTAATTGGAGATAGATATGAAACTCTACAGAAAAAAGTTTGATTATGTTGATCCTATAAAGTTATACAGTGTATTAAGGGAGAAAGGAGAGTATTCATTTATATTAGAATCAAGAGATAAGCATCCGTCGAAGGCGAGATATACTTACATCTCTGCGAATCCTGAGTTCGTTGTAAAGATTAAGAGGGATACAAAGATAGACAATACCAAGATATCCAAGGAGAGTAATCCCTTCAAAGGTCTAAAGGAAGTATATTTCAACGAAATAGGAGATGAAACACCCTCCAATATCGATGCGAATGAGAGGTTTATAGGAGGTTTCTTAGGGTATATAGCCTACGATGCTGTACATAACTACATAGGAGGAGACATTGAGGAGGCGTCAGTTTTTGGATACTACAGGAGTCTCTATGTATATGATCATATACTAAATAGATACTACTACCTTACCCTAAATAATTCAGAGGAGGAGATGAGAAAGGCTGAGAGAATAGTTGAGAGGGCAAAAAAAAGGGAGATTCCAGATGAATCAGGTAGTTCAGAGATAGTAAGTTGTGATGCAGGGAGGGAGGAATATATAGAGATGGTGAAGAGGGCTAAGGAGTACATATACGATGGAGATGCCTTTCAGATAGTTATATCCAGGGAGTACAACCTAAGGAGTGATCTATCTCCCTTTAAGATATATAGGAATCTCAGGGAGATAAGTCCAAGTCCCTATATGTTTTTCTTGGAGTTTGAGAAGAAGGTTTTAGGGGCATCTCCAGAGACTATGGCATCTGTGGAGAAAAATATACTAAAGATAAACCCTATTGCAGGAACTATAAACGTTGGGAGAACTGAGGAGGAGACAAAAAGGTTGGCGGAGAAACTCCTTCAGGATGAGAAGGAGAGGGCTGAACATATGATGCTGGTAGATCTGGCAAGGAACGACGTCAGGAAGGTTTCAAAACCTGGATCTGTTAAATTGAAGAGGTTCTTTGAGGTGGTTAGATACAGTCATGTGCAACATATAGAGAGTGAAGTTGTTGGAGAGTTAAGAGAAGATGTTACAATGTTCGATGCGGTGGAGGCATCTTTTCCAGCAGGTACTTTAACTGGGGCTCCTAAGTACAGGGCTATGGAGATAATAGATACCTTGGAGAGATCTAGGAGAAGGGTGTATGGGGGGGCTGTAGGATACTTCTCACTAAACAACTACGGGGACACTGCAATTGCAATAAGGATGGCTGAGGTAGAGAGGGATAATCTCATAAGGGTGAGGGCTGGAGCGGGAATAGTGGCGGACTCTATACCAGAGAATGAATACATCGAAACTGAGAGGAAAATGGCAGCAATTATGAGTGCCCTGAATGTTAATAGATAACGGTGAAACTATGATACTTATCATAGATAACAGAGATTCCTTTGTATGGAATTTGGCGGAGTACGCCTCTATCTACGACAGTGTAGAGGTGGTGCCAAATACTATAACCGTAGAGGAGGTTAGGGAGATAGATCCCTCAGGTATAATTATATCTCCAGGTCCTGGAAGTCCAGAGAAAAGGAGGGACGTTGAGAACTGCCCAGATATTGTAAGGAGTGTAGATGTACCTATATTAGGTGTCTGCTTAGGACATCAGATCATCGCCTATACCTTTGGGGGAAAGGTGGGGAAAGTACATCCTGTCCATGGAAAGGCGTCTCTAATAAAACATGATGGAAAAAGTATATTCAAAGGTGTAAAAAATCCCTTTATGGGAGGTAGGTACCATTCCCTGGCAGTGCTCGAGGTGCCCAAGGACTTTGAGATCAGTGCTACTACTGTAGGTGAGGAGAGAATAGTGATGGGAATAAGGCACAGATATAAACCTATTGAAGGGGTGCAGTTTCACCCTGAGAGTGTCCTTACAGAGTGGGAGAGTAAGGAGGGTTTGAAGATAATTAAGAACTTTGTGGATATTGCTAAGGAGTGGAGGGAGAGGAGATAAATAAAATTAAGTAATTAAAAAAGATTTTGAAAACAAAAACTTCTATAACAGATATATAAAATTTTAAAAGTATAAACAGATATACCTCGATATATCTACTTCTGAATGTTAAAGGAAGGATGATCCTCTGGAATATCGTTTCATTTTCACTGATTATTTTATATTAACCCTAGTTCCTATCAAGATTGTGATTAAAAAATAATAAAAATGATTATCATAAAAAAAATAATAAAAATCTTAAGAGGAATAATAATAAAATTAATAAAATTCTGATAGATGTAAAAAATAAAATAACCCTTTCTTCCTATATGGGATACTGGATAAACAAGTAAGATTTCTTTTTAATTTTTTAGATATTATTATTTTATTTTTATAACCTTAGTTCCCATCAAAGTGATAATTAAAAGAATAATAAAAAGATAATTATTATATTTAAAAATCATAATGAAAATAATTAATATAAAAACCATATAAATATCCTTAGGATCTTTCTGAACACTTAGGTAAGATAGGAGATCTTATTCTGGTATCCACTATATTAAAAGGTATTTAGAGGATCATTCCCCTCCAATCTTCTTTTTAAAATGTTATATCTGAGATATTTTTCTTTATTATTTTTATAATTATTTTTATTATTCTTAAAACTACCCTTTTGATAGGAAGTAGGGTTTTTATTAATAAATAATTATTATTTTTATTTTCTTTTAATTACAAGTGATGGGGACTAAGGTTTTAATAATAAGAATATAATTTTTTTTTAAGAAATAATATAAAAATCAAAGAATGATAAAAATGATTCTTATTTTTAAGAGTTAAATCATATCCTATATAAATTAACAGGTGAATAAAAATGGAAGATAATAAAATAGAATCTCCTGAAAATAATAAAAAAATGGAAGATGGAAAAAAGACGGAGTATAAGAGAAAGAGGTACTCCTTTGAGGATCTTATAGCCTTGGCGGAGGAGATAAAAGATAAAGATCTAAGGGAAAAGGTTATAGAATTTCTAAAGAACCCCCTTCCAACACATAAAGATATTGAAAATACTAACATTCCCATTGAGGATTCACCTGCCAGTATTAGATGGCATCATAAGTATAAGGGGGGTTTAGTTGAACATACCATAGCTACAACGAAGATAGCGTTGAAGATAGCAGAGGCTCTTGAGGAGGTTTATGGTTTAAACATTAACAAAGATGTGCTGATAGCAGGGGGGCTACTTCATGACATTATGAAGCCCTTTAACTATATAGAGGATAGTGAAGGTGAAGGGTACGATCATATCCCAAAGTTTCATTTAGAGCATCTTACATTAGCAGTTGCAGAACTCTACAAGAGGGATTTTCCGATAGAGGTTATAAAGGTGGTAGCCTCCCACCATGGGGAGTATGGCTCTATGAAACCAGATTCCATTGAGGGGTGGATACTTCACTATGCAGATACTATAGATGCATCTTTAAATGATATCGCCATCAGGATATGTCAGGCGAGGGCTAGGGATATAGGGGTAGATGAGGGTGAGATATACAACCTATTTACACCTTTAAAGATATACGAGATGAGGGTTAAAGAAGGTAAAGATAGATTAAAAGAGAAATTAAATGAGATATTCAATGTAGAGGGTGAAAAAGAGGAGGAAAATAGTTCCGAATAATTATTAAATAATCATTATTATTTATTTTTTAATTTAACCTTAAATTTTTGCTCTTTTTATAAATATTATTTTTCTTATTTATTTGATCTAACTACCAAGAAAGGAGTCATCACTTCTATTAATATTATCTTCTAAGATCTCTTCCTCCTCAACTATTTTTCCATCCTTCGTTCTCGGTGCAATATCCTTAACTATGGCTCTTATATCTTCACCTTCCTCTGCAATAATCTTTACGTCTATACCTCCATGAACATCCCTGTCAAAATTTACAACTCCGCAGTAGGCAGCCTGTTTATTCAATACGAACCTTGTAGAATTCCCTGAAATACCTTTCTCTAAAACCATTCTCGCAGCATCTAATATAGCCTGTCTTCTAATAAGTTCTTTAAGTTTCTTTAAACTCTTAGCCTCTGCAGTTAGTATGTTATTTTCATCGATGAGGATCTCAGCATCCCTGAATATATTTCGAACGGCCTTAATAACCTTCTCCCTATCCTCTGTTGGTTTAATTCTGGTTTTAATCTTTATAATCATTTACATCCCTCCTAGGAGTGTCTCTCTTATTATCTCTACAGCCCTCTCGAGATACTCGTACTTAGTGGCGTAGGAGAGTCTAATATAATATTTACTACCCTCTCCAAAGGCCACTCCAGGGACTGCTAATACTCCTCTCTCCATCAACCTTTTAACAATCTCCTTTCCAGTTCCGTACTCCTCGGTGTTGGGAAATACATAGAAGGCTCCCTCGGGAGGATATAACTTAAATACATCCCTTAACCCCTTAACCATCAGATCCCTTCTCCCCCTGAATTCTTTAACCATCTCATATACACAACTCTGGTCCCCCCTCAATGCAGCAAGTGCTCCGTACTGGGCAAAGGATGTTGCACATGCAAAGGAGTACTGGTGTATCTTCGTCATGTGATCTATAATCCTAAAATCACTGTTTAAATTTTCACTTACA encodes:
- a CDS encoding anthranilate synthase component I; translated protein: MKLYRKKFDYVDPIKLYSVLREKGEYSFILESRDKHPSKARYTYISANPEFVVKIKRDTKIDNTKISKESNPFKGLKEVYFNEIGDETPSNIDANERFIGGFLGYIAYDAVHNYIGGDIEEASVFGYYRSLYVYDHILNRYYYLTLNNSEEEMRKAERIVERAKKREIPDESGSSEIVSCDAGREEYIEMVKRAKEYIYDGDAFQIVISREYNLRSDLSPFKIYRNLREISPSPYMFFLEFEKKVLGASPETMASVEKNILKINPIAGTINVGRTEEETKRLAEKLLQDEKERAEHMMLVDLARNDVRKVSKPGSVKLKRFFEVVRYSHVQHIESEVVGELREDVTMFDAVEASFPAGTLTGAPKYRAMEIIDTLERSRRRVYGGAVGYFSLNNYGDTAIAIRMAEVERDNLIRVRAGAGIVADSIPENEYIETERKMAAIMSALNVNR
- a CDS encoding aminodeoxychorismate/anthranilate synthase component II → MILIIDNRDSFVWNLAEYASIYDSVEVVPNTITVEEVREIDPSGIIISPGPGSPEKRRDVENCPDIVRSVDVPILGVCLGHQIIAYTFGGKVGKVHPVHGKASLIKHDGKSIFKGVKNPFMGGRYHSLAVLEVPKDFEISATTVGEERIVMGIRHRYKPIEGVQFHPESVLTEWESKEGLKIIKNFVDIAKEWRERR
- a CDS encoding HDIG domain-containing metalloprotein, translated to MEDGKKTEYKRKRYSFEDLIALAEEIKDKDLREKVIEFLKNPLPTHKDIENTNIPIEDSPASIRWHHKYKGGLVEHTIATTKIALKIAEALEEVYGLNINKDVLIAGGLLHDIMKPFNYIEDSEGEGYDHIPKFHLEHLTLAVAELYKRDFPIEVIKVVASHHGEYGSMKPDSIEGWILHYADTIDASLNDIAIRICQARARDIGVDEGEIYNLFTPLKIYEMRVKEGKDRLKEKLNEIFNVEGEKEEENSSE
- a CDS encoding RNA-binding domain-containing protein — encoded protein: MIIKIKTRIKPTEDREKVIKAVRNIFRDAEILIDENNILTAEAKSLKKLKELIRRQAILDAARMVLEKGISGNSTRFVLNKQAAYCGVVNFDRDVHGGIDVKIIAEEGEDIRAIVKDIAPRTKDGKIVEEEEILEDNINRSDDSFLGS